One stretch of Paenibacillus sp. FSL R5-0341 DNA includes these proteins:
- a CDS encoding NAD(P)H-dependent oxidoreductase, with translation MKFKNNKKTKESDMDEYRYFAGSNRNNATSTRLGEYAVEIIRAQGHQASLFDLYQTPLPFYAPDEKQADHEHLADLNTRMLAADAIILSTPEYHGSISGVLKNALDHLSQAHFSGKPVLSISSSGGAVGVSSLLQLQAIVRNLHGINAQEWISIGGAQRRRFEATFDGYEEYEGSQDIEDRVQRVIGSFLNLAETLTNARNSSMS, from the coding sequence GTGAAATTCAAAAATAATAAAAAAACCAAGGAGAGTGACATGGATGAATATCGTTATTTTGCAGGTAGCAATCGGAACAATGCAACCAGTACACGTTTGGGAGAATACGCAGTGGAGATTATTCGGGCTCAGGGGCATCAGGCCAGCTTGTTTGATCTGTATCAGACGCCACTTCCATTCTACGCACCAGATGAGAAACAAGCGGATCATGAACATCTGGCAGACCTGAACACGCGTATGCTCGCGGCAGACGCCATCATCCTGTCTACACCAGAGTATCATGGCAGTATTAGCGGTGTGCTCAAAAATGCACTGGATCACCTGAGCCAGGCTCATTTCAGTGGTAAGCCCGTCCTGTCCATCAGCTCCTCTGGTGGAGCGGTGGGGGTAAGTTCGCTTTTACAGCTGCAAGCGATTGTTCGCAATCTGCATGGCATCAATGCCCAGGAGTGGATTTCCATTGGTGGTGCGCAGCGCAGACGTTTCGAAGCGACATTTGACGGATACGAGGAGTACGAAGGCAGTCAGGATATAGAGGACCGGGTGCAGCGGGTCATTGGATCATTTTTAAATCTGGCCGAGACGTTAACGAATGCGCGGAATTCATCCATGAGTTGA
- a CDS encoding ArpU family phage packaging/lysis transcriptional regulator — MELMLPELDRRKTQTAVEAALEKYRIYKTIAFEEREVMVTASYAERFHGATNVTEDSTARTAIYNVDVQRARQAYCDTIDFVVSRLSEKERVLVCERYLKDDDVFDYKVYNHVFDPPVSKDTYTKIRTRAFYKMALALSDRGLINMEPLSVSRKERQKLG, encoded by the coding sequence ATGGAATTGATGCTGCCCGAATTGGACCGACGTAAAACGCAAACAGCTGTTGAGGCTGCGCTGGAAAAATACCGAATTTATAAAACGATTGCATTTGAAGAACGAGAGGTTATGGTGACGGCAAGTTATGCCGAGCGATTCCATGGTGCAACCAATGTGACAGAGGATTCTACGGCGAGAACGGCGATTTATAATGTGGACGTGCAGCGCGCGCGTCAGGCATACTGCGATACGATTGATTTTGTGGTGTCCCGGCTGAGTGAGAAGGAACGTGTACTCGTCTGTGAACGATATCTGAAAGACGATGATGTGTTTGACTATAAAGTGTATAACCATGTATTTGATCCGCCTGTCAGCAAGGATACGTATACGAAGATTCGTACACGTGCTTTCTACAAAATGGCGTTGGCTCTGTCGGACCGCGGTCTGATTAATATGGAGCCTTTGTCCGTGTCCCGTAAAGAACGGCAGAAGCTGGGCTAA
- a CDS encoding VOC family protein, translated as MMIEELQLYTARLEDLKHFYRDTLGMEVFSVTDQAFNLQVGRTKMIFKQCETDREPFYHVAWLLPTNRFKEAKQWTASRVVLSREEDRDETYSTNWNSHSLYFEDPAGNIIELIAHHRIQNESDHDFSTKDILQVCEVGLVTDDVLSTVNELQQMGLTRWGEVSETFAPVGDVHGLFIVVKKHRTWFFSTQKAQIYPLEVSIRDVGRLRIG; from the coding sequence ATGATGATCGAAGAATTACAGTTATATACAGCACGGCTGGAGGACCTCAAGCACTTTTATCGTGATACGTTGGGAATGGAGGTGTTCAGTGTCACGGATCAGGCCTTCAACCTACAGGTTGGAAGGACAAAGATGATTTTCAAGCAGTGTGAAACAGATCGTGAGCCCTTCTACCATGTGGCCTGGTTGCTTCCGACGAATCGGTTCAAGGAAGCGAAGCAGTGGACTGCATCACGTGTTGTTTTAAGCAGGGAAGAAGATCGGGATGAGACGTATTCTACTAACTGGAACTCTCATTCTCTTTATTTCGAAGATCCGGCAGGCAATATTATCGAGCTAATTGCTCATCATCGTATTCAGAACGAGAGTGATCACGACTTCTCGACTAAAGATATATTACAGGTGTGTGAGGTTGGACTGGTGACGGATGATGTTCTGTCTACGGTGAATGAGCTTCAGCAGATGGGACTCACGCGCTGGGGTGAGGTGAGTGAAACCTTTGCTCCTGTAGGAGATGTGCATGGTCTGTTTATCGTGGTGAAGAAACATCGGACGTGGTTTTTTTCTACGCAAAAAGCACAGATCTATCCGCTGGAAGTGTCCATTCGTGACGTGGGCAGGCTTCGAATCGGCTAA
- a CDS encoding response regulator transcription factor, with product MPITILLADDHAMVRRGLHVFLTTQQDMKVVGEASNGQEALEQAEALKPDVVLMDLHMPVMDGIETARRLRTLMPETRIIVLTSFSDQDHVVPAVRAGVKGYLLKDIEPEDLAVAIRNVHAGQVELHPAAAGQLMHVMASSDWSINEQQPQHIPIDRSADNQHQEPKQAGKSNETSLGGPDMLTRREQEVLGLIAQGLSNKEIAVQLVITEKTVKTHVSHLLDKLGLADRTQAALHAVRNGWVV from the coding sequence ATGCCGATTACAATATTGCTCGCAGATGATCATGCGATGGTGAGACGAGGGCTACATGTTTTTTTGACCACGCAACAAGATATGAAGGTTGTTGGAGAAGCATCGAACGGGCAGGAAGCATTGGAGCAGGCGGAAGCATTAAAACCCGACGTGGTATTAATGGATCTGCATATGCCGGTTATGGACGGAATTGAAACAGCCAGACGGTTGCGTACGTTAATGCCAGAAACGCGAATCATTGTACTCACTTCTTTTTCCGATCAGGATCATGTCGTTCCTGCTGTTCGCGCAGGGGTGAAAGGATATCTGCTCAAGGATATAGAACCGGAGGATTTGGCCGTAGCCATTCGTAATGTGCATGCAGGTCAGGTAGAATTGCATCCCGCCGCAGCAGGTCAATTGATGCATGTGATGGCTTCATCCGATTGGTCTATAAATGAACAACAACCACAGCATATACCGATAGATCGGTCAGCAGACAATCAACATCAGGAGCCAAAGCAGGCTGGAAAATCAAATGAAACATCCCTTGGTGGTCCGGATATGCTCACTCGCCGTGAACAAGAAGTCTTGGGGCTGATTGCGCAAGGGCTGAGCAACAAGGAAATTGCGGTTCAATTAGTCATCACAGAAAAAACGGTCAAAACCCATGTCAGTCATCTGCTGGACAAACTCGGGCTGGCGGATCGGACGCAAGCGGCTCTTCATGCCGTAAGAAATGGCTGGGTCGTCTGA
- a CDS encoding DUF4127 family protein, which produces MKTVLYVPLDDRPANLDDVIVQGKAAGIHIVTPNLSDLKNRLDSEKTVDGTTLLGTSKPVYGKPSNIHDFILKHAAKVDGFIISSDMLAYGGLIGSRQLREDGGGTYPKYDEETTRLLDVIRVIKQKYPRKPVFVMDTIMRLATTSFADGLALDAYNESRALMQQPRQTYTEFEDILEGYNLSPDGAEYGTTTYFDKEQYYNTRQHKFKTNLYILDQLARTGYIDFLAVGVDDANTQGVQINEIKYVEARINEWLGGTNGQNPDRAIILPDADGLGHALVARMANQLFRGGAKTRYGVKYFGPHGNTIINTYEYMDVHENVVRHVDIVGGVLVADSAYPEPEVVTNAGAGLENEQLVAVAADQVVPFDMASELDRMTKGHPGNSGEYTSIDIEIIAITALDQVQAALEQLTLNGEQGLPSVLIDFVGKGPANVDVAEALLNSPYTGRVLGYSAWNTPGNKIGIAVGMGQSRYALITTEKHEHKLRDAMNAHGSLLFKRFLKDYYYKAVAIADIRTYSRAHALYTNVATLSDQNMLLFNSEEDYAHLQTLLRDLMQMYTTALANKTAFQTGNIAIKQICDGELSYATYGSALLEYANPDFIWGRAFEITLNPKVTLN; this is translated from the coding sequence ATGAAAACAGTATTGTATGTTCCACTGGATGATCGTCCAGCGAATCTGGATGATGTGATTGTGCAAGGGAAAGCAGCCGGTATCCATATCGTTACACCGAACCTGAGTGATCTTAAGAATCGTCTGGACTCCGAGAAAACCGTAGATGGCACTACGCTGCTCGGCACCTCCAAGCCAGTGTATGGTAAACCGTCCAACATTCATGACTTTATTCTGAAACATGCTGCCAAAGTCGACGGATTCATTATCTCATCCGATATGCTCGCTTATGGCGGTCTGATTGGCAGTCGTCAGCTCCGCGAAGATGGGGGAGGTACCTATCCGAAATACGATGAGGAAACCACTCGTTTGCTGGATGTGATTCGCGTGATCAAGCAAAAATATCCACGCAAACCCGTATTTGTCATGGATACTATCATGCGTTTGGCTACAACCTCGTTTGCAGATGGCTTGGCGCTCGATGCATATAATGAATCCCGTGCGTTGATGCAGCAGCCACGCCAGACATACACTGAGTTTGAGGATATTCTCGAAGGTTATAACCTGTCTCCAGATGGGGCGGAATATGGGACAACGACCTATTTTGATAAAGAACAATATTACAACACAAGACAGCATAAATTCAAAACGAATCTATACATTCTGGATCAGCTGGCTCGCACAGGTTATATCGATTTCCTCGCAGTTGGCGTCGACGATGCCAATACGCAGGGTGTTCAGATCAATGAAATCAAATACGTAGAAGCCCGGATCAATGAATGGCTGGGTGGAACCAATGGACAAAATCCAGATCGTGCGATCATCCTGCCGGATGCAGATGGTCTGGGGCACGCTTTGGTCGCTCGCATGGCGAACCAGTTGTTCCGAGGCGGTGCGAAGACACGTTACGGAGTGAAATATTTTGGTCCTCACGGCAATACCATCATTAACACGTATGAATACATGGATGTACATGAGAATGTGGTTCGTCATGTGGATATTGTTGGAGGTGTGCTTGTGGCCGACTCGGCATATCCTGAACCGGAGGTGGTGACGAATGCGGGTGCTGGCTTGGAAAATGAACAGCTAGTGGCTGTAGCAGCCGATCAGGTTGTCCCATTTGACATGGCTTCCGAGTTGGATCGTATGACCAAGGGTCACCCGGGTAATTCCGGAGAGTACACAAGCATTGACATTGAGATTATTGCGATTACCGCTCTGGATCAGGTGCAAGCAGCGTTGGAGCAATTGACCCTGAATGGGGAGCAAGGTCTGCCTTCGGTATTGATTGATTTTGTGGGTAAAGGACCAGCCAATGTCGATGTTGCTGAAGCGTTGCTAAACAGCCCATATACCGGACGGGTGCTGGGTTATAGTGCCTGGAATACGCCAGGTAACAAGATCGGTATTGCCGTAGGCATGGGACAGTCGAGGTACGCGTTGATCACAACAGAGAAGCATGAGCATAAATTGCGAGATGCGATGAATGCGCATGGCTCGCTGTTGTTTAAGCGTTTCCTGAAGGATTATTACTACAAAGCGGTAGCGATTGCGGACATCCGCACGTATTCCCGAGCCCATGCGCTGTATACCAACGTGGCTACCCTTTCGGATCAAAATATGCTGCTGTTCAACTCAGAGGAAGACTATGCCCATTTGCAAACTTTACTCCGTGATCTGATGCAGATGTATACCACGGCACTTGCAAATAAGACAGCTTTCCAGACAGGTAATATTGCGATCAAGCAGATCTGTGATGGCGAATTGTCTTATGCGACGTATGGCAGTGCGCTGCTGGAATATGCGAACCCTGATTTTATCTGGGGCCGTGCATTTGAGATTACGTTGAATCCGAAGGTCACTTTGAACTAA
- a CDS encoding VOC family protein: MITGIFETHLNVTDLERSHHFYETVLGLPHAYMQKERGNSFYWIGGKGNAMLGLWQKEPSEVKRQHFAFHVSLEDMKHAVAHLENKGIKTQNFLDDDIGELYVFGWMPAVSVYFTDPDGHSLEFIAMLPDEAKPELGMVPWSQWEEMQEKIV; encoded by the coding sequence ATGATTACAGGCATATTTGAAACACATCTAAACGTAACGGATCTGGAGAGATCCCATCATTTCTATGAAACAGTGCTGGGTTTACCCCATGCTTATATGCAGAAAGAACGTGGGAACTCCTTCTACTGGATCGGTGGAAAAGGCAATGCCATGCTGGGATTGTGGCAAAAGGAACCTTCCGAGGTGAAGCGTCAGCACTTTGCTTTTCATGTATCTCTGGAGGATATGAAGCATGCGGTGGCTCACTTGGAGAACAAAGGGATTAAGACACAGAACTTCCTGGATGATGATATTGGTGAACTGTACGTCTTCGGCTGGATGCCCGCGGTATCTGTATATTTTACCGATCCAGATGGTCATTCGCTTGAATTCATCGCCATGCTCCCGGATGAAGCAAAGCCTGAGCTAGGCATGGTGCCATGGAGTCAGTGGGAGGAGATGCAGGAGAAGATCGTATGA
- a CDS encoding helix-turn-helix domain-containing protein, translating into MVEHAFGPYMKQLREQQGYSINQLAEAAGISNSQISRIENGVRGVPKPATIRKISDALSVPYTEMMKQAGYIEPGSSTEHQDVPEWATYKDRRDFKKMLEDDDDLMFDGIPLDEEDKKRIKDVLTGLFWEAKQMNKRKKTDESDNRP; encoded by the coding sequence ATTGTGGAGCACGCTTTTGGTCCTTATATGAAACAACTGCGCGAGCAACAAGGATACAGCATCAATCAGCTCGCCGAAGCAGCCGGAATAAGCAACTCACAGATTTCACGCATTGAGAACGGGGTACGGGGTGTGCCCAAACCGGCAACCATTCGTAAAATTTCGGATGCACTCTCGGTTCCCTATACAGAGATGATGAAGCAGGCTGGCTATATTGAACCAGGGAGTTCTACTGAACATCAGGACGTACCGGAATGGGCTACATACAAAGACCGTCGTGATTTCAAAAAGATGCTGGAGGACGATGATGATCTGATGTTTGACGGCATTCCACTCGATGAAGAGGACAAGAAACGCATCAAGGATGTGCTGACAGGTCTGTTCTGGGAAGCCAAGCAGATGAACAAACGCAAGAAGACAGATGAATCGGACAATCGCCCATGA
- a CDS encoding GAF domain-containing sensor histidine kinase → MNKPQLASVKGEKSAMSEELGMQEMVTLKTIAETLNTSNDLSLMLDTVVSKLLELTGLTAGWVFLINERGDYTCVSDYNLPPALLRKDKEPMRTGTCWCVNRFKDGRLNHAVNIINCKRLENAVEFKWGETHNITHHATVPLRSGDKMLGLLNVAAPAKELFSDSELALLQGVAYQIGSAMERMRLYRAEQRRADLYAKLGEFSTDLGLAVNECSNSDAFSLKVVQLLGQHYDWPFASIIQQRYGVYTVQAAYTGGIVQTLSSASLSLEAANQMNRVINSHRAASLSAIELIEIFTGSELDKTMDSLVSGIAAPLPYHTPGETRILMIGLGTSGPTQADFEVLEALAEHITASWESLKLAENRRELARLEERNRLARDLHDSVNQILFSLSLTAKGVESMLSGSEQLHPAVEAMKDIRSLSQEALKEMRALIMQLRPAGLEAGLLHALQEYGTSQGLQVVMNRTGMRSLPRNIEEALWRIGQEALNNVRKHAGVRSAEVTLKLSDHEAMLTVTDKGKGGANKPKSSSGSSLGLSIMTERAESLGGRLEIVSSSRKGTTVTAVIPLPFEAV, encoded by the coding sequence TTGAACAAACCACAGTTGGCATCAGTCAAAGGAGAGAAGTCTGCCATGTCGGAAGAGCTCGGAATGCAGGAAATGGTCACGCTGAAGACAATCGCGGAAACGCTCAATACGTCCAATGATCTGAGCTTAATGCTGGATACGGTGGTGAGCAAATTGCTGGAGTTGACCGGATTAACTGCCGGCTGGGTGTTCCTCATTAATGAACGCGGAGACTATACCTGTGTTTCAGATTACAATCTGCCCCCGGCATTACTGCGTAAAGATAAAGAACCCATGCGAACGGGTACCTGCTGGTGTGTGAACCGCTTCAAGGATGGTCGATTGAATCATGCGGTCAACATCATTAACTGCAAGCGGCTGGAAAATGCCGTGGAATTCAAATGGGGAGAAACCCATAATATTACCCATCATGCGACCGTACCGTTAAGATCAGGTGATAAGATGCTGGGCCTGCTCAACGTTGCTGCGCCAGCTAAGGAACTTTTCAGCGACAGTGAACTGGCACTGTTACAGGGCGTGGCGTACCAGATTGGTAGCGCGATGGAGCGGATGAGATTATATCGTGCGGAGCAGCGACGAGCTGATCTGTATGCCAAGCTGGGGGAGTTCAGTACGGATTTGGGTCTTGCAGTGAACGAATGCAGCAATTCTGATGCTTTTTCTTTAAAAGTTGTACAGTTGCTTGGACAGCATTATGATTGGCCTTTCGCTTCCATTATTCAGCAGAGATATGGCGTATATACAGTACAGGCAGCCTATACAGGTGGCATCGTTCAAACGTTATCAAGTGCGTCATTATCTTTGGAAGCGGCAAACCAAATGAATCGTGTGATCAATAGTCACAGGGCTGCGTCCCTGTCTGCGATAGAACTGATTGAGATTTTCACGGGGAGCGAGCTTGACAAAACGATGGATTCCCTTGTCTCAGGGATTGCTGCTCCCCTTCCCTACCATACGCCAGGTGAAACGAGAATTCTAATGATTGGACTTGGAACATCGGGTCCCACACAGGCGGACTTTGAAGTGCTGGAGGCACTGGCCGAGCATATTACAGCCTCATGGGAGAGTCTGAAGCTGGCGGAGAATCGCCGCGAACTGGCACGGCTGGAGGAGAGAAACCGATTGGCTCGCGATCTGCATGATTCGGTCAATCAGATTCTATTTTCACTATCGTTAACAGCTAAAGGTGTGGAAAGTATGTTATCCGGCTCCGAACAGTTGCACCCGGCAGTGGAAGCGATGAAGGATATTCGGTCTTTGTCTCAGGAGGCTCTTAAGGAAATGCGTGCATTGATTATGCAGCTCCGTCCCGCGGGACTGGAAGCAGGGCTGCTCCATGCGCTACAGGAATACGGCACCAGCCAGGGTCTTCAAGTGGTGATGAATCGGACGGGAATGCGGTCTCTACCGCGTAATATAGAAGAAGCATTGTGGCGAATCGGACAGGAAGCGCTGAATAATGTACGGAAACACGCTGGTGTTCGTTCTGCTGAGGTCACCCTCAAGCTAAGTGATCATGAAGCGATGCTCACCGTCACAGACAAGGGAAAAGGCGGAGCGAACAAGCCAAAATCGTCGTCTGGAAGCTCACTGGGTCTGTCCATTATGACGGAACGGGCTGAATCACTTGGGGGCAGGTTAGAAATAGTTAGTTCTTCCCGAAAGGGAACGACAGTAACGGCAGTCATTCCACTTCCGTTCGAAGCTGTATAA
- a CDS encoding DUF3139 domain-containing protein, producing MSKTFKATSVFILAVILGLSCWVYFGLLGNPLKKNEAEQQVTTYLMEQKGYSPEQLIEIKGTYSSKSSEAPYGASVTFADEPEAKYQYIIFNNGEIKQYSHTSDYPKHEESMVR from the coding sequence ATGAGTAAAACATTCAAGGCCACTTCAGTTTTCATCTTAGCAGTTATACTCGGGTTATCCTGCTGGGTCTACTTCGGACTGCTTGGTAATCCGCTGAAGAAAAATGAAGCTGAACAACAGGTAACCACTTACCTGATGGAACAGAAGGGTTATTCACCCGAACAGCTTATCGAAATAAAAGGTACGTACTCTTCAAAAAGCTCTGAAGCACCTTACGGTGCTTCCGTAACATTCGCGGATGAACCCGAAGCCAAGTACCAATACATCATTTTTAACAACGGCGAGATTAAGCAGTACAGCCATACCAGTGATTATCCTAAACATGAGGAGTCCATGGTGAGATAG